In Colwellia sp. M166, a genomic segment contains:
- a CDS encoding efflux RND transporter periplasmic adaptor subunit, protein MKKFHLALKKISLFISIIISTLVSVATAEPATVNHASNTHEESPHTDEHHDGHSRQHEDKHQDGHNDKHQEEGHIAITATDAQAAGIINTTASAGEIKNMLTVYGRVVMRPDAISHVSARFPGLITKLTVNVGDTVQAGETIAQVESNNSFKHYNITAPISGIVTQRYVNPGESVNQQTLFTLENYQQLWVDYKIFPSQTSVIKKGQPVIVSSPSAQTNSTITYLMANKKQTFMTARAPLNNHDGLWSPGQILKGSVVTSQSSVDLVVDNRAFQEVEGKRVIFVTNQGGYETRELELGQSDGQFSQVISGLNFGEEYALINSYLLKADLGKAGASHAH, encoded by the coding sequence ATGAAAAAATTCCACCTAGCATTGAAAAAAATCAGCCTATTTATATCAATAATCATAAGCACATTAGTAAGTGTTGCCACAGCTGAGCCAGCCACTGTCAATCATGCCAGCAATACTCACGAAGAGTCTCCACATACGGATGAGCATCACGATGGTCATTCAAGGCAACATGAAGACAAACACCAGGATGGCCACAACGACAAACATCAAGAGGAAGGTCATATAGCAATAACAGCTACTGATGCCCAAGCAGCTGGCATTATTAATACAACAGCAAGTGCCGGTGAAATAAAAAACATGTTAACAGTATATGGTCGCGTGGTAATGAGACCCGACGCAATAAGTCATGTAAGTGCTCGCTTCCCTGGCTTAATAACAAAATTAACGGTTAATGTTGGAGACACAGTACAAGCCGGCGAAACAATTGCGCAAGTGGAGTCAAATAATAGCTTTAAACACTATAATATTACTGCACCAATTTCGGGCATAGTCACGCAACGATATGTAAACCCTGGCGAATCAGTCAACCAACAAACATTATTCACTTTAGAGAATTATCAGCAGTTATGGGTTGATTATAAAATATTCCCAAGCCAAACCTCCGTTATCAAAAAAGGACAACCGGTGATCGTTTCATCACCATCAGCGCAAACAAATTCAACAATTACCTACCTTATGGCCAATAAGAAGCAAACATTTATGACCGCAAGAGCGCCACTAAATAACCATGATGGTTTATGGTCGCCCGGACAAATACTTAAAGGCAGTGTTGTAACAAGCCAAAGCAGTGTCGATCTGGTGGTAGACAATAGAGCTTTCCAAGAAGTGGAAGGTAAACGCGTTATTTTTGTCACAAATCAAGGCGGTTATGAGACGCGTGAATTAGAGCTCGGGCAGTCAGACGGTCAGTTTAGCCAAGTTATTTCGGGGTTAAATTTCGGTGAAGAATATGCGCTTATCAATAGTTACTTATTAAAAGCAGATTTAGGTAAAGCTGGCGCATCTCACGCCCACTAA
- a CDS encoding TolC family protein yields the protein MHYFINMPPKRSKKSTLALKRACYLPVFIITLWSFSFSALSKNAENTLTLTSAIERTFKDNPQLKVFSFRQQALSGQLQTQALNPSYELGFEIENFTGTGDIGIFKSAEYTLSLSSILELGGKRNARIGVAESQLGQVEAKRKITALNLLSKVTRRYIDVIAAQERLLLANQATLLAEQTIQEVKKRSKAGVAPEAEVKRALVALEHAKLIASSEQQQLHYSKMALAMMWHETTPSFAQVEGNLYHFSADIDFDTLYNKVKNNPEILTYAAEERLRDAQLRLAKTESSANIKWSVGIKQIQDINDTALTAGFSMPLFSSKRNSGAIISAQAKRDEVTVKKAATMLSLRHQLYRAYANRKQAIFTANSLRNNIIPTLDSALDETKVAYQRGLYSYLDYLSVRQELLSAQRAMIESASSALRYGTEIEQLIAEPLPADQYSLTPALVTDF from the coding sequence ATGCATTATTTTATCAATATGCCTCCTAAACGTAGTAAAAAATCAACACTTGCCTTAAAAAGAGCATGCTACTTACCCGTTTTTATTATCACGTTATGGTCATTCAGCTTTTCAGCGCTCAGTAAGAATGCAGAAAACACCTTAACCTTAACCTCTGCGATTGAAAGAACCTTCAAAGATAATCCGCAACTAAAAGTATTCTCATTTCGCCAACAAGCGCTTTCAGGCCAGCTACAAACTCAAGCGTTAAACCCGAGTTATGAACTTGGCTTTGAAATAGAAAATTTCACTGGCACAGGAGATATCGGCATATTTAAAAGTGCAGAATACACTTTGTCTTTATCTTCTATTTTGGAGCTGGGTGGAAAAAGAAATGCACGTATTGGTGTTGCCGAAAGTCAGCTTGGCCAAGTTGAAGCAAAACGCAAGATTACGGCTTTAAACTTACTCAGTAAGGTGACCCGTCGATATATAGACGTTATCGCCGCGCAAGAACGATTATTATTAGCCAATCAAGCAACTTTATTAGCAGAGCAAACCATACAAGAAGTCAAAAAGCGCTCAAAAGCTGGGGTTGCTCCAGAAGCAGAAGTAAAGCGTGCACTCGTCGCATTAGAACATGCCAAACTTATTGCTTCATCCGAACAACAACAACTTCACTACAGCAAAATGGCTCTTGCGATGATGTGGCATGAAACAACCCCTTCTTTTGCGCAAGTTGAGGGAAATTTATATCACTTTTCTGCTGATATTGACTTTGACACATTGTATAACAAGGTGAAAAATAATCCTGAAATATTAACATATGCTGCTGAAGAACGCTTAAGAGATGCCCAGCTTCGCTTGGCGAAAACAGAGTCAAGTGCCAATATCAAATGGAGCGTTGGCATAAAACAAATACAAGATATTAATGATACCGCGCTTACTGCAGGCTTTAGTATGCCGTTGTTTAGCTCTAAGCGAAATTCTGGCGCGATTATCTCAGCGCAAGCTAAACGTGATGAAGTGACAGTAAAAAAAGCCGCGACTATGTTGTCGTTACGTCACCAGCTATACCGAGCTTATGCCAACAGAAAACAAGCCATTTTTACCGCTAATAGCTTAAGAAATAACATTATTCCTACACTAGATTCTGCACTCGATGAAACAAAGGTAGCTTACCAACGGGGTCTTTATAGTTATTTAGATTACTTAAGTGTTCGCCAAGAGCTACTTTCAGCTCAGCGCGCAATGATTGAATCAGCATCTTCAGCTTTACGTTACGGCACAGAAATAGAGCAGTTAATTGCCGAGCCACTACCGGCTGATCAATACAGTTTAACGCCTGCACTAGTTACCGATTTCTAA
- a CDS encoding Cd(II)/Pb(II)-responsive transcriptional regulator — protein MKINQLAKLSQVVSKTIRYYEDIGLLPEAARNSNGYREYSADDVERLIFIRRCRELQIPIAQIKLLIQAQTDNASSCHEVDTLIEQQLEKVRNTISELTQLEKTLHTLATSCSKDIVADCVILKSLQGKEQLET, from the coding sequence ATGAAAATCAATCAATTAGCTAAATTAAGCCAAGTAGTTAGCAAAACTATTCGATATTATGAAGATATTGGTTTGCTGCCTGAAGCTGCTCGTAATAGTAATGGCTATCGAGAATACAGCGCTGATGATGTAGAACGGTTGATTTTTATTCGGCGTTGTCGAGAGCTACAAATTCCTATTGCACAAATAAAGCTATTAATACAAGCGCAAACAGATAATGCATCATCGTGTCATGAAGTTGATACATTGATAGAACAACAATTAGAAAAAGTGCGTAATACCATAAGTGAATTAACGCAATTAGAAAAAACACTACACACATTAGCGACTTCATGTTCAAAAGATATTGTTGCTGATTGTGTAATTTTGAAAAGCCTACAGGGCAAAGAACAGCTTGAAACTTAG
- a CDS encoding NAD(P)H-binding protein: MSDYKKVIMLGATGAVGNHTALTLSKISTVKQLTLLGRRPAENVIGDAVAQHQVDVFSPQSYAKLISGHNTAICTLGVSQPSRITKAEFVKIDKDVVLDFALACKKSGVSHFQLLSSVGVSAKSSSFYLRTKGELEEALKALGFERLSLFHPSMIITPTNRYGLSQALTLAIMPLIDPLLIGAINKFRSISAAKLGTAIAMNIFQQGHAAAIQTLEWHDFIELSQAELLNK; this comes from the coding sequence ATGTCCGATTATAAGAAAGTCATTATGCTTGGCGCTACAGGTGCTGTAGGCAATCATACCGCATTAACATTATCCAAAATATCAACAGTTAAGCAATTGACTTTACTGGGGCGAAGACCTGCCGAAAATGTTATTGGTGATGCTGTTGCACAACACCAAGTTGATGTTTTTTCACCTCAATCTTATGCAAAATTAATATCAGGACATAACACCGCCATATGCACGCTTGGTGTTAGCCAGCCATCTAGAATAACTAAAGCAGAATTTGTTAAAATTGATAAAGATGTAGTTTTAGACTTTGCTTTAGCATGCAAAAAGTCGGGTGTAAGCCATTTCCAGCTTTTAAGTTCAGTAGGTGTCAGTGCGAAGTCTTCTTCATTTTATTTACGTACCAAGGGCGAGCTTGAAGAAGCATTAAAAGCACTTGGTTTTGAGCGCCTAAGTTTATTTCATCCATCGATGATCATAACACCAACAAATCGTTATGGTTTATCACAAGCACTGACCCTTGCCATTATGCCTTTGATTGACCCTTTGCTGATTGGAGCTATTAATAAATTTAGGAGTATTAGCGCAGCTAAATTAGGGACTGCAATAGCGATGAATATTTTTCAACAAGGCCATGCGGCGGCAATACAGACATTAGAATGGCATGATTTCATCGAATTATCGCAAGCTGAGTTACTTAATAAGTAG
- a CDS encoding alpha/beta hydrolase, translating into MYEQFPEKIDQNAKYVFYSHGLIVEGDNPTPVSNRWGKYDFPKVKSALTDDGYHLIAYHRAKNTKAKIFAKKLKHDISFLITKGVKPENITLLGFSRGGEISILTSHYLKSKKVRLALLASCPNFMENHPDYQVYGEVYSIYETSDRVGSCQFLIAQSKNVDSFEEIAITTGEEHGAFFRPIPEWLDPLKAWLNKNN; encoded by the coding sequence TTGTATGAGCAATTTCCTGAAAAAATTGATCAAAATGCAAAGTATGTTTTCTATTCGCATGGGCTCATTGTGGAAGGGGATAACCCAACACCTGTAAGCAATCGTTGGGGAAAGTATGATTTCCCTAAAGTAAAATCAGCACTCACTGACGATGGCTATCATTTAATTGCTTATCATCGTGCTAAAAATACCAAGGCAAAAATCTTTGCCAAGAAATTAAAACATGATATTAGCTTCCTGATCACTAAAGGGGTAAAACCTGAAAATATCACCTTATTAGGTTTTTCTCGTGGCGGGGAAATTAGTATTTTGACTAGCCACTACTTAAAATCTAAAAAAGTAAGGCTTGCACTACTGGCTAGTTGTCCGAATTTTATGGAAAATCACCCTGATTACCAAGTTTACGGTGAGGTTTATTCAATCTATGAAACAAGTGATAGGGTAGGTTCATGCCAATTTTTAATCGCACAAAGTAAGAATGTTGACAGTTTTGAAGAAATTGCGATTACTACTGGTGAGGAACATGGTGCTTTTTTTAGGCCTATACCTGAGTGGCTAGACCCTTTAAAAGCTTGGTTAAATAAAAATAACTAA
- a CDS encoding MarR family winged helix-turn-helix transcriptional regulator: protein MELSEALFSLVHTVRINMKHEIKLLALDLSPMHLKALKVISIINDCTGQKLADFMGRDKAQINRLIKELVNQELITKIDNEKDKRSQFLVLSTQGTEIMTMFKKVEKKVFNSMIKDIPSAKIEDFIAITQLLKSNLT from the coding sequence ATGGAGTTAAGCGAAGCGCTCTTTAGTTTGGTGCACACTGTGCGCATTAACATGAAGCATGAAATAAAATTGCTGGCATTAGATTTATCACCAATGCATCTAAAGGCTTTAAAAGTTATTTCCATCATTAATGATTGTACTGGACAAAAGTTAGCTGACTTTATGGGGCGAGATAAAGCGCAAATTAATAGATTGATCAAAGAATTGGTTAATCAAGAACTGATCACTAAAATCGATAATGAAAAAGATAAACGCAGCCAATTTTTAGTACTATCTACTCAAGGTACTGAAATAATGACGATGTTTAAAAAAGTTGAAAAGAAGGTGTTTAACTCCATGATAAAAGACATTCCTTCAGCGAAAATAGAAGACTTTATAGCAATAACGCAGCTACTTAAAAGTAATTTAACCTGA